From the genome of Vigna angularis cultivar LongXiaoDou No.4 chromosome 11, ASM1680809v1, whole genome shotgun sequence, one region includes:
- the LOC108333363 gene encoding uncharacterized protein LOC108333363: MALRISHAALPQAQLRLGFPSPPQFLSIAPPLKFSLSSSTFRCKVFRRLKVNQRLLTVFATNPNSVDGKSPKEGSDVNETSNASQGPPLLTILAGFFVLFVVCWSIWSIIAWLISLIVTAPAPK; encoded by the exons ATGGCGCTGAGAATCTCACACGCAGCACTACCACAGGCTCAGCTCAGACTAGGGTTTCCTTCGCCACCTCAATTTCTCTCCATTGCTCCACCTCTCAAATTCTCTCTCTCCTCTTCTACCTTCAG GTGCAAAGTTTTTAGGAGATTGAAAGTGAATCAGAGGCTGTTGACTGTGTTCGCAACAAACCCTAACTCTGTAGATGGGAAATCACCCAAAGAAGGATCAGATGTAAATGAAACTAGCAATGCTTCTCAGGGTCCTCCTCTCCTTACTATTTTGGCTGGATTTTTTGTCCTTTTCGTCGTTTGTTGGAGCATTTGGTCCATTATAGCGTGGCTGATAAGTTTGATAGTTACTGCACCTGCtccaaaataa
- the LOC108334387 gene encoding citrate synthase, mitochondrial yields MAFFRSVSALSRLRSRVGQQSNLANSVRWLQTPSSSNTDLYSELKELVPEYQERVKKLKKDHGSVELGKITVDMVLGGMRGMTALVWLGSAVDPDEGIRFRGMSIPECQKKLPGAFPGGEPLPEAVLWLLLTGKIPNKEQVDSLSQELRSRATIPDYAYKAIDALPVSAHPMTQFTTGVMALQVQSEFQKAYESGIAKARYWEPTYEDTLNLIARLPAIAAYIYRRKYKDGKIIPLDDSLDYGANYAHMLGFDDPEMLEFMRLYISIHSDHEGGNVSSHTAHLVASPLSDPYLAFAAALNGLAGPLHGLANQEVLRWIRSIVAEFGTPNISTEQLADYINKTLSKGQVVPGYGHGVLRQTDPRYTCQREFALKHLPNDPLFQLVSKIKEVVPPILTKLGKVKNPWPNVDAHSGVLLNYYGLTEENYYTVLFGVSRSFGVGPQLIWDRALGMPLERPKSVTLEKLEQLCAKSS; encoded by the exons ATGGCGTTCTTCAGAAGCGTTTCTGCACTTTCTCGGCTTCGCTCTCGCGTG GGTCAGCAATCTAATCTCGCGAATTCAGTTAGATGGCTCCAAACTCCGAGCTCCAGTAACact GATCTTTATTCTGAGTTGAAAGAACTCGTTCCAGAGTATCAG GAACGGGTTAAGAAGCTAAAGAAAGATCATGGAAGTGTTGAGTTGGGAAAGATAACTGTTGATATG GTACTGGGCGGAATGAGAGGAATGACAGCTTTAGTGTGGCTTGGGTCAGCTGTTGACCCAGATGAG GGAATTCGCTTTAGGGGAATGTCCATTCCTGAATGCCAGAAAAAGCTTCCAGGTGCTTTTCCTGGTGGGGAGCCTTTGCCCGAGGCTGTACTGTGGCTTCTATTGACAGGAAAG ATACCAAACAAAGAGCAAGTTGACTCACTATCCCAGGAATTGCGAAGTCGTGCAACTATCCCAG ATTATGCTTATAAGGCAATTGATGCGTTACCTGTGTCTGCTCATCCAATGACTCAATTCACAACTGGTGTCATGGCACTTCAG GTGCAAAGTGAGTTTCAGAAAGCTTATGAGAGTGGGATAGCTAAGGCAAG GTATTGGGAACCAACTTATGAGGACACCTTGAATTTAATTGCACGATTGCCAGCCATTGCTGCTTATATTTATCGACG GAAATACAAGGATGGAAAAATCATACCGTTGGATGATTCTTTGGATTATGGTGCAAACTATGCTCATATGTTAGGGTTTGATGATCCAGAAATGCTGGAGTTCATGAGGCTTTATATTTCCATCCACAG TGATCATGAAGGTGGAAATGTTAGTTCGCACACAGCTCACCTA GTCGCTAGTCCTCTATCAGATCCTTACCTTGCATTTGCGGCTGCTTTGAATGGTTTAGCTGGTCCCTTGCATGGTTTGGCCAATCAG GAAGTTCTCCGATGGATCAGGTCAATAGTTGCGGAGTTTGGAACTCCCAACATAAGTACAGAGCAGTTGGCTGACTACATTAATAAAACATTGAGTAAAGGCCAG GTTGTGCCTGGATATGGGCATGGGGTTCTGCGCCAGACAGATCCAAGATACACGTGCCAGAGGGAGTTTGCTTTGAAGCATTTGCCTAATGATCCACTTTTCCAGTTG GTGTCTAAAATAAAAGAGGTTGTGCCGCCTATTCTTACTAAGTTAGGCAAG GTTAAAAATCCATGGCCAAATGTTGATGCTCACAGTGGAGTGCTACTGAACTACTATGGTCTAACTGAGGAAAA CTATTATACTGTTCTATTTGGGGTATCGAGGAGCTTTGGAGTTGGTCCTCAG TTGATATGGGATCGGGCTCTTGGAATGCCACTTGAAAGGCCAAAGAGTGTCACACTGGAGAAGCTCGAGCAATTGTGTGCCAAATCATCCTGA
- the LOC108318853 gene encoding VQ motif-containing protein 25, with protein sequence MTKLETSSLSSKLRINRDSRAISKLKSEIRIVHVFAPEIIEIDAANFRELVQRLTGKPEEGSGGSKSKTAPTEDAMDSDPKEALIIQDEEEFLSLQNGVRVKDEHEEEEGQDGLWRSKFSGFVDGFSEFDSLMKELSTAPEVKQS encoded by the coding sequence ATGACAAAGCTAGAAACTTCTTCACTATCCTCAAAGCTGAGAATTAACAGAGATTCACGTGCAATATCAAAGTTGAAGTCAGAGATTAGGATAGTTCATGTGTTTGCTCctgaaataattgaaattgatgCTGCTAATTTCAGAGAGTTAGTTCAAAGACTCACAGGAAAGCCAGAAGAAGGGAGCGGTGGAAGCAAGTCCAAAACCGCACCAACCGAAGATGCTATGGATTCAGACCCGAAGGAGGCTTTGATCATTCAAGATGAAGAGGAGTTTCTGAGTCTGCAAAATGGGGTAAGGGTGAAAGATGAAcatgaagaggaagaaggtcAAGATGGTCTATGGAGATCAAAGTTCAGTGGTTTCGTTGATGGGTTCTCAGAATTTGATTCTTTGATGAAAGAGTTAAGCACTGCGCCTGAAGTGAAGCAAAGTTAG